The following coding sequences are from one Ficedula albicollis isolate OC2 unplaced genomic scaffold, FicAlb1.5 N00311, whole genome shotgun sequence window:
- the TRIM54 gene encoding tripartite motif-containing protein 54 — MNFAVGLKPLLAEARSMESLEKQLICPICLEMFSKPVVILPCQHNLCRKCANDVFQASNPLWQSRGSSAVPSGGRFRCPSCRHEVVLDRHGVYGLQRNLLVENIIDIYKQESARPLHAKAEQHLMCEEHEDERINIYCLRCEAPTCSLCKVFGAHKDCEVAPLPAVYQRQKSELSDGIAMLVAGNDRIQAIITQMEEICHTIEENGRRQKQHVGLRFDALYGILEERKKELLQSIAAEQEAKLQRVRGLIRQYGDHLEASSKLVESAIQAMEEPQMALYLQHSKELLKKITDMSKASMSSRPEPGYENMDHFSINVDYVAEMLRTIEFQTEPLGEDEGDGPGDGSEAATDEDRLDSLEVPEAAEDAGPRQKPASSPHGQH; from the exons ATGAACTTCGCGGTAGGGCTGAAGCCGCTTCTGGCGGAGGCGCGGAGCATGGAGagcctggagaagcagctcaTCTGCCCCATCTGCCTGGAGATGTTCTCCAAGCCCGTGGtcatcctgccctgccagcacaacCTCTGCCGCAAGTGCGCCAACGACGTGTTCCAG GCCTCCAACCCGCTGTGGCAGTCGCGGGGCTCCAGCGCGGTGCCGTCGGGCGGGCGGTTCCGGTGCCCGTCGTGCCGGCACGAGGTGGTGCTGGACCGGCACGGGGTGTACGGATTGCAGCGGAACCTGCTCGTGGAGAACATCATCGACATCTACAAGCAGGAGTCCGCCCG ACCCCTTCATGCCaaggctgagcagcacctcATGTGCGAGGAGCACGAGGACGAGCGGATCAACATCTACTGCCTGCGCTGCGAGGCGCCCACCTGCTCCCTGTGCAAGGTGTTCGGGGCGCACAAGGACTGCGAGGTGGCCCCGCTGCCGGCCGTCTACCAGCGCCAGAAG AGCGAGCTCAGCGACGGCATCGCCATGCTGGTGGCGGGGAACGACCGGATCCAGGCCATCATCACGCAGATGGAGGAGATCTGCCACACCATCGAG GAGAACGGGCGGCGGCAGAAGCAGCACGTGGGGCTGCGCTTCGACGCGCTCTACGGGATCCTGGAGGAGCGcaagaaggagctgctgcagagcatcgCGGCCGAGCAGGAGGCCAAGCTGCAGCGCGTGCGCGGCCTCATCCGCCAGTACGGAGACCACCTGGAGGCCTCCTCCAAACTGGTGGAGTCGGCCATCCAGGCCATGGAGGAGCCCCAGATGGCCCTGTACCTGCAG CACTCCAAGGAACTCCTGAAAAA GATCACTGACATGTCCAAGGCATCGATGAGCAGCCGCCCTGAGCCCGGCTATGAGAACATGGACCACTTCTCCATCAACGTGGACTACGTGGCTGAGATGCTGAGGACCATCGAGTTCCAGACAG AGCCACTGGGCGAGGACGAGGGCGATGGACCTGGGGACGGCAGCGAGGCAGCGACGGATGAGGACAGGCTGGACAGCCTGGAGGTGCCCGAGGCTGCTGAAG aTGCGGGGCCGAGGCAGAAGCCAGCGAGTTCTCCCCATG GTCAGCACTGA
- the LOC101808889 gene encoding uncharacterized protein LOC101808889 has translation MGSSPGELRAWNPYLFVFIVGSPRLQRDPPTSGTDLTDPPAPRHSTLHPCCQELGVGIGLPSRCRPVPGQRQPCPPHPRHRRQQEAPGVGVCPLTPRCPGRGRAVTASRRRFVPIKEQRDPVCRLLQPPGRARPLPGRFREAGLWPRAEGAGPIPGSGSVPGSEAVTPRRGSPPAPHRKLALKYHPDKNPDDPAAAERFKEINSAHATLSDADKRRLYDQYGSLGLYVAEQFGDDAVRHYFLMSKWWFQALLLCCGALTCCCCCCCCFFCCGTCCPAKEDESYKYVDPKDLEAQMRAEEGDPQIPVVAQPPPASTEPLPASTRSDA, from the exons ATGGGGTCCAGTCCAGGCGAGCTCCGTGCCTGGAATccatatttatttgtatttattgtgGGCAGCCCCCGGCTCCAGCGGGACCCTCCGACATCAGGGACTGACCTCACGGATCCGCCCGCCCCCCGCCACTCCAcgctccatccctgctgccaggagttGGGGGTTGGCATCGGGCTGCCTTCCCGGTGCCGTCCTGTTCCCG GGCAGCGGCAGCCTTGCCCCCCTCACCCCCGCCACCGGCGGCAGCAGGAGGCTCCGGGGGTGGGGGTCTGCCCCCTGACCCCGCGCTGTCCCGGGCGCGGCCGTGCCGTCACCGCGTCCCGCCGCCGTTTTGTACCAATAAAGGAGCAGCGCGATCCCGTGTGCCGCCTCCTGCAGCCGCCGGGCCGGGCtcgg cccctcccgggCCGGTTCCGGGAAGCGGGGCTGTGGCCCCGTGCCGAGGGTGCTGGTCCCATCCCGGGGTCTGGGTCTGTCCCGGGAAGCGAGGCTGTGACCCCACGGCGGGGGTCCCCCCCTGCGCCCCACAGGAAGCTGGCTCTCAAGTACCATCCCGACAAGAACCCCGATGACCCGGCGGCGGCCGAGCGGTTCAAGGAGATCAACAGCGCCCACGCCACCCTGAGCGACGCGGACAAGCGCCGCCTGTACGACCAGTACGGCTCCCTCGGCCTCTACGTGGCCGAGCAGTTCGGCGATGATGCCGTCCGGCACTACTTCCTCATGTCCAAGTGGTGGTTCCAG GCACTGTTGCTGTGCTGCGGTgccctcacctgctgctgctgctgctgctgctgcttcttctgctgCGGGACGTGCTGCCCGGCCAAAGAGGATGAGTCTTACAAGTACGTGGACCCCAAGGACCTGGAGGCACAGATGCGTGCAGAGGAGGGCG ATCCTCAGATCCCTGTTGTAGCACAGCCCCCGCCTGCCAGCACGGAGCCgctgccagccagcaccagaAGTGACGCCTGA
- the MPV17 gene encoding protein Mpv17, with product MGAGDVIAQQLVEQRGLHGHQCPRTLKMMGIGFCFVGPVVGSWYRILDWLIPGNTKIVAVKKVILDQGGFAPCFLGCFLAVTGAVNGLSVQDNWCKIQQDYMDALMTNYCIWPPVQIANFYFVPLQHRLAVVQCVAIVWNCYLSWKANRM from the exons atgggagctggggatgtgaTTGCACAGCAGCTGGTGGAGCAGCGGGGGCTGCACGGGCACCAGTGCCCCCGCACCCTGAAAATGATGGGCATTGGCTTCTGCTTCGTG ggccCTGTTGTGGGCAGCTGGTACAGGATCCTGGATTGGCTCATCCCAGGGAATACAAAAATTGTGGCTGTGAAGAAAGTGATCCTGGACCAG GGGGGTTTTGCCCCGTGCTTCCTTGGCTGCTTCCTGGCTGTGACAGGGGCTGTGAACGGGCTGTCGGTGCAGGATAACTGGTGCAAGATCCAGCAG GACTACATGGATGCCCTGATGACCAATTACTGT ATCTGGCCACCCGTGCAGATTGCGAACTTCTACTTTGTGCCTCTGCAGCATAG gctggctgtTGTCCAATGTGTTGCCATCGTCTGGAACTGCTACCTGTCCTGGAAAGCGAATCGGATGTGA